One Streptosporangium sp. NBC_01495 DNA window includes the following coding sequences:
- a CDS encoding DUF397 domain-containing protein, with translation MKQTYNGMPATDLAGASWRKSRHSNSTGNCVELAELSDGSIAVRNSRFPEGPALIYTRDEIRALVLGVKDGEFDGLTV, from the coding sequence ATGAAGCAGACCTACAACGGCATGCCCGCCACTGACCTTGCCGGGGCCAGCTGGCGCAAGAGCCGCCACAGCAACTCGACGGGTAACTGCGTCGAACTGGCCGAACTGTCGGATGGCAGCATCGCGGTCCGCAACTCGCGTTTCCCCGAGGGGCCTGCCCTGATCTACACGAGGGACGAGATTCGCGCCCTGGTACTCGGGGTGAAGGATGGGGAGTTCGACGGCTTAACGGTGTAA
- a CDS encoding helicase-associated domain-containing protein gives MDDHLLGWLKTLDEERLARVLANRLDAIAPPWPRRLDTLAQRLGNGFAVMEVMRGLPLPSLEVAQASLALGEQAGPETVARFMGVPEAEVTPWLDLLFDHALAWPDGEGRVRVAEGVARWWTAPCGLGEPLPHYLNSWTVSADALRGLARTLGLPHGPKRRTVTRVTEILSDPGRVTALLEKAPEGARRLLEEFAWDGPVRDVDGGRFVVPGAPEKWAADHGLLFRPSWNVAEMPREVALALRGPDYHPPFTPAPPDLATIPVDPEAVDHLMTLAAPHVVERCAAMLENTAKFPLPLLKAGGVGVREVRRVAKDTGCDEDETRLLLEVCAVARLLAWDEPAGGLVPTEKFDRWRLDDAAARLRVLLSAWWRMERSSLRKVDGKYGTVLGDDPAGAMVARARRALLGVLARLPASTACTDRAGLVGSAHWHAPLLDQSLLAECAPAVLEEARMLGLVALDTITDLGRAMAGLDAFPGDEIDDSTPIVENDPVLVECSTRALASVRRSALFGADLTAVVTGPPAGELAELLDRAAERESRGAASVWRFTPASVRRAMDSGYTAEDLLADLAEVGAVPQPLDYLVHDVARRHGEVTVTTVACIVQASDPVLLSEIAGHRRLGRLGLRLLAPTVLASSMPADKTLAALRENGYAPVPIEDTGEITIRRARVEEPRNGRLILLPGGRVAEFEQPSYPLVEPPPDPREHAQRLLVAEGEASQSVGRTWAVIGRMASRLPTAQQSLLGFVVDRGVRAAITLADGLTATISHGELRSGVLDAWCEEAGDYLEFPLADIVEVRGTYA, from the coding sequence ATGGACGATCACCTGCTCGGCTGGTTGAAAACCCTCGACGAAGAACGGCTCGCCCGAGTTCTGGCCAACCGGCTGGACGCCATCGCCCCACCGTGGCCGCGCCGCCTGGACACCCTGGCGCAGCGGCTGGGCAACGGGTTCGCGGTGATGGAGGTCATGCGCGGCCTGCCGCTGCCCTCGCTGGAGGTGGCGCAGGCGTCACTGGCCCTCGGCGAGCAGGCCGGGCCGGAGACGGTCGCCCGGTTCATGGGCGTGCCCGAGGCAGAGGTGACGCCCTGGCTCGACCTGCTGTTCGACCACGCGCTGGCGTGGCCGGACGGCGAGGGCCGCGTCCGGGTGGCCGAGGGGGTCGCCCGGTGGTGGACGGCGCCCTGCGGGCTCGGCGAGCCGCTCCCCCACTACCTGAACTCCTGGACGGTCAGCGCCGACGCGCTGCGCGGGCTGGCCAGGACCCTCGGCCTGCCGCACGGTCCCAAACGGCGCACGGTCACCAGGGTCACCGAGATCCTCTCCGACCCCGGGCGGGTGACCGCGCTGCTGGAGAAGGCCCCGGAGGGCGCGAGGCGGCTGCTGGAGGAGTTCGCCTGGGACGGCCCGGTCCGCGACGTGGACGGCGGCAGGTTCGTGGTGCCCGGCGCTCCCGAGAAGTGGGCGGCCGACCACGGGCTGCTCTTCCGCCCGAGCTGGAACGTGGCCGAGATGCCCCGCGAGGTGGCGCTCGCGCTGCGCGGCCCCGACTACCACCCTCCCTTCACCCCCGCACCGCCCGACCTCGCCACCATCCCCGTCGACCCCGAGGCCGTCGACCACCTGATGACGCTGGCCGCCCCGCACGTGGTGGAGCGCTGCGCCGCCATGCTGGAGAACACCGCGAAGTTCCCGCTGCCGCTGCTCAAGGCGGGCGGGGTCGGGGTGCGCGAGGTCCGGCGGGTGGCCAAGGACACCGGCTGCGACGAGGACGAGACCCGGCTGCTGCTGGAGGTCTGCGCGGTGGCCCGGCTGCTGGCCTGGGACGAGCCGGCCGGTGGGCTGGTGCCCACCGAGAAGTTCGACCGCTGGCGGCTGGACGACGCCGCCGCCAGGCTGCGGGTGCTGCTGTCGGCGTGGTGGCGGATGGAGCGCTCGTCGCTGCGGAAGGTCGACGGCAAGTACGGCACGGTGCTCGGCGACGACCCGGCCGGAGCCATGGTCGCCCGCGCCCGGCGGGCGCTGCTCGGCGTGCTGGCCCGCCTGCCCGCCAGCACGGCGTGCACCGACCGGGCGGGGCTCGTCGGGTCCGCGCACTGGCACGCCCCGCTGCTGGACCAGTCGCTGCTGGCCGAGTGCGCCCCCGCCGTACTGGAGGAGGCCCGCATGCTCGGGCTGGTCGCCCTCGACACGATCACCGATCTCGGCCGGGCGATGGCCGGGCTGGACGCCTTCCCCGGCGACGAGATCGACGACTCGACGCCCATCGTGGAGAACGACCCCGTGCTGGTCGAGTGCTCCACCAGGGCACTGGCCAGCGTGCGGCGGAGCGCGCTCTTCGGCGCCGACCTCACCGCCGTGGTGACCGGCCCGCCCGCCGGCGAGCTCGCCGAACTGCTCGACCGGGCCGCCGAACGCGAGTCACGGGGCGCGGCCTCGGTGTGGCGGTTCACCCCGGCCAGCGTGCGCCGGGCCATGGACTCCGGCTACACCGCCGAGGACCTGCTGGCCGACCTCGCGGAGGTGGGTGCGGTGCCGCAGCCCCTCGACTACCTGGTACACGACGTGGCCAGGCGGCACGGCGAGGTCACGGTGACCACGGTCGCCTGCATCGTGCAGGCCTCCGACCCGGTGCTGCTGTCCGAGATCGCCGGGCACCGGCGGCTGGGCAGGCTGGGCCTGCGGCTGCTCGCCCCGACCGTGCTGGCCAGCTCGATGCCCGCCGACAAGACCCTGGCGGCGCTGAGGGAGAACGGCTACGCGCCGGTGCCGATCGAGGACACCGGTGAGATCACCATCCGCAGGGCCCGCGTCGAGGAGCCGCGGAACGGACGGCTGATCCTGCTTCCCGGGGGCCGGGTGGCCGAGTTCGAGCAGCCTTCGTACCCGCTGGTGGAGCCGCCTCCCGATCCGCGCGAGCACGCCCAGCGCCTGCTCGTCGCCGAGGGCGAGGCCTCACAGTCCGTCGGCAGGACGTGGGCGGTCATCGGCCGCATGGCCTCCCGCCTGCCGACCGCCCAGCAGTCGCTGCTCGGCTTCGTCGTCGACCGTGGCGTCCGGGCGGCGATCACGCTGGCCGACGGCCTGACCGCCACCATCAGCCACGGCGAGCTGCGCAGCGGCGTACTCGACGCGTGGTGCGAGGAGGCGGGCGACTATCTGGAGTTCCCGCTGGCCGACATCGTCGAGGTCCGCGGCACCTACGCCTGA
- a CDS encoding FecCD family ABC transporter permease has protein sequence MLAGLLVGAAGIAPRGVMLQLLDWLPFVSVDSGLAPVELGLLTELRLPRVLLAAIVGGLLAVAGAGYQGVFRNPLADPYLLGAAAGAGLTTTAAIVFTGGDVEAIGIPAAAFAGAVGGVLLAYALGSVAGRGGGTATLVLAGVAVTSFLTAIQTFLQQLKVEELQRIYAWILGDVGGGWGQVTLVVPYAVVSVVVMLLHGRLLDVLSVGDDEAVTLGLNAARVRLIVLLAASLATAAAVAVSGLIGFVGIVVPHVVRRLAGASYRIVLPISLIGGAAFLVLADLIARTVLAPAELPIGVVTAFVGAPFFVAVLRVTRRVET, from the coding sequence ATGCTCGCCGGGCTGCTGGTCGGCGCGGCGGGCATCGCGCCGCGCGGCGTGATGCTCCAGTTGCTCGACTGGCTGCCGTTCGTCTCGGTGGACTCGGGGCTGGCCCCGGTCGAGCTGGGCCTGCTGACCGAGCTGAGGCTGCCCCGGGTCCTGCTCGCCGCGATCGTCGGCGGTCTGCTGGCCGTCGCCGGAGCCGGCTACCAGGGCGTCTTCCGCAATCCGCTCGCGGACCCCTACCTGCTGGGAGCCGCCGCGGGCGCCGGTCTGACGACCACGGCGGCGATCGTCTTCACCGGTGGCGACGTCGAGGCGATCGGCATTCCCGCCGCGGCCTTCGCCGGGGCCGTCGGCGGCGTGCTGCTCGCCTACGCGCTGGGCAGCGTGGCGGGCCGGGGCGGCGGCACCGCCACGCTGGTTCTCGCGGGCGTCGCGGTCACCTCCTTCCTCACCGCCATCCAGACGTTCCTGCAGCAGCTCAAGGTGGAGGAGCTCCAGCGCATCTACGCCTGGATCCTCGGCGACGTCGGCGGCGGCTGGGGCCAGGTCACGCTCGTCGTCCCGTACGCCGTCGTCTCGGTGGTGGTCATGCTGCTGCACGGCAGGCTCCTCGACGTGCTCTCGGTCGGCGACGACGAGGCGGTCACCCTCGGCCTGAACGCCGCCCGCGTCCGCCTCATCGTGCTGCTCGCCGCCTCCCTCGCCACCGCGGCGGCCGTCGCGGTCAGCGGGCTGATCGGCTTCGTCGGCATCGTCGTGCCGCACGTGGTCCGTCGCCTGGCCGGGGCGTCGTACCGGATCGTGCTGCCGATCTCGCTGATCGGCGGGGCCGCCTTCCTGGTCCTCGCCGACCTGATCGCGAGGACCGTGCTCGCGCCCGCCGAGCTGCCGATCGGGGTGGTGACCGCCTTCGTCGGCGCGCCGTTCTTCGTGGCCGTGCTGCGCGTGACCCGCCGGGTGGAGACGTGA
- a CDS encoding histidine phosphatase family protein: MNQMTLLRHGETEWSRDGRHTGLTDLPLTAKGEDQARALAPLVSGRTFDLALVSPAGRARETAELAGVKNYVVEPDLWEWDYGGYEGVTTAAIRESRPGWYLWRDGVVFGDAGHPGESAEQVGARADRVIARAGAVEGDVVLVAHGHFLRVLCARWLGLPPRDGRLFRLDTGTYSRLGFEHGEPVVLAWNAPV; this comes from the coding sequence ATGAACCAGATGACGCTGCTGCGGCACGGCGAGACCGAGTGGAGCCGCGACGGCAGGCACACCGGGCTCACCGACCTGCCACTGACCGCCAAGGGCGAGGACCAGGCGCGGGCGCTGGCCCCGCTGGTCTCGGGCCGGACGTTCGACCTCGCCCTGGTGAGCCCGGCGGGGCGCGCGAGGGAGACCGCCGAGCTGGCCGGGGTCAAGAACTACGTGGTCGAACCCGACCTGTGGGAGTGGGACTACGGCGGCTACGAGGGCGTCACCACCGCCGCGATCCGCGAGAGCCGCCCCGGCTGGTATCTGTGGCGCGACGGTGTCGTCTTCGGCGACGCCGGCCATCCCGGCGAGAGCGCGGAACAGGTCGGCGCCCGCGCCGACCGGGTGATCGCCCGCGCCGGGGCCGTGGAGGGCGACGTGGTCCTGGTCGCCCACGGGCACTTCCTGCGGGTGCTGTGCGCCCGCTGGCTCGGACTGCCCCCGCGGGACGGGCGTCTCTTCCGCCTGGACACCGGGACCTACTCCCGGCTCGGTTTCGAGCACGGCGAGCCGGTGGTCCTCGCCTGGAACGCCCCCGTCTGA
- a CDS encoding ABC transporter ATP-binding protein encodes MRLYGTGLTLSYDKRVVASDLDVTIPDGSFTVIIGPNACGKSTMLRALARMLKPRAGTVHLDGAAITSLPSKEVARRLGLLPQSSIVPDGITVADLVGRGRYPHQRLMRQWSREDEVAVAAAMESTDVTELADRCVDELSGGQRQRVWLAMALAQETPILLLDEPTTFLDIAHQIEVLDLCADLHERGRTLVAVLHDLNQACRYATHLIVMRDGRIVAEGDPASIITAALVEEVFELRCEIIEDPQSGTPLIVPETRRRAPVRT; translated from the coding sequence TTGAGACTGTACGGCACCGGACTGACGCTCTCCTACGACAAGCGCGTGGTGGCCAGCGACCTGGACGTCACGATCCCCGACGGATCGTTCACCGTGATCATCGGCCCCAACGCGTGCGGCAAGTCCACCATGCTGCGCGCCCTGGCCCGCATGCTCAAACCGCGCGCCGGGACGGTCCACCTGGACGGGGCCGCGATCACCTCGCTGCCGTCCAAGGAGGTGGCGCGCAGGCTGGGCCTGCTGCCGCAGAGCTCGATCGTGCCCGACGGCATCACGGTCGCCGACCTCGTGGGCCGGGGCCGCTACCCGCACCAGCGGCTGATGCGGCAGTGGTCCCGCGAGGACGAGGTCGCGGTGGCGGCGGCCATGGAGTCGACCGACGTGACCGAGCTGGCGGACCGCTGCGTCGACGAGCTCTCCGGCGGCCAGCGCCAGCGTGTCTGGCTGGCCATGGCACTGGCCCAGGAGACCCCGATCCTGCTGCTCGACGAGCCGACGACCTTCCTGGACATCGCCCACCAGATCGAGGTGCTCGACCTCTGCGCCGACCTGCACGAGCGGGGCAGGACCCTGGTCGCCGTGCTGCACGACCTGAACCAGGCCTGCCGCTACGCCACCCACCTGATCGTGATGCGCGACGGCCGGATCGTCGCCGAGGGCGACCCTGCCTCGATCATCACGGCCGCGCTGGTGGAGGAGGTCTTCGAGCTGCGCTGCGAGATCATCGAGGACCCGCAGAGCGGCACCCCGCTGATCGTCCCCGAGACCCGTCGCCGCGCCCCCGTCCGTACCTAG
- a CDS encoding ABC transporter substrate-binding protein: MRPVRSALAGALLAALTLAGCGQSSPAQPPAASATTAATPSAAGFPVTVEAGNGSVAVARRPERIVSLSPTATESLFAIGAGPQVVAVDDRSTHPAEAPKSDLSGFKPNVEAIIARKPDLVVVANDADSVVAALGKVGVPVLLEPAATKLDEAYDQITDLGAATGNGDRAAELVAGMRKQLDEITAAAPKDAKLTYYHELDTTPYSATSTTFIGQIYGLFGMTNIADKAPDPAGGYPKLSAEFVAQADPDLVFLADTKCCGQSRDTLAKRPGWSRLSAVKNDRVVLLDDDVASRWGPRVVDLARQVGDAVQKAAAG, from the coding sequence GTGAGGCCCGTACGCAGCGCCCTCGCCGGTGCCCTGCTCGCCGCGCTGACCCTGGCCGGGTGCGGCCAGAGCTCCCCCGCCCAGCCCCCGGCCGCCTCCGCGACCACGGCGGCCACCCCCTCGGCGGCGGGATTCCCCGTCACCGTCGAGGCGGGCAACGGCTCCGTCGCCGTCGCCAGGAGGCCCGAGCGGATCGTCTCGCTGTCGCCCACCGCCACCGAGAGCCTGTTCGCGATCGGCGCCGGACCGCAGGTCGTGGCGGTGGACGACCGGTCCACCCATCCCGCCGAGGCGCCGAAGAGCGACCTGTCCGGTTTCAAGCCGAACGTGGAAGCGATCATCGCCAGGAAACCCGACCTGGTGGTGGTCGCCAACGACGCCGACAGCGTCGTGGCCGCGCTGGGCAAGGTCGGCGTCCCCGTGCTGCTGGAGCCCGCCGCGACCAAGCTCGACGAGGCCTACGACCAGATCACCGACCTCGGCGCCGCCACCGGCAACGGCGACAGGGCCGCCGAGCTCGTCGCCGGGATGAGAAAGCAGCTCGACGAGATCACCGCCGCCGCGCCGAAGGACGCGAAACTCACCTACTACCACGAGCTGGACACCACCCCTTATTCGGCCACCTCCACCACCTTCATCGGCCAGATCTACGGGCTGTTCGGCATGACCAACATCGCCGACAAGGCTCCCGACCCGGCCGGCGGCTACCCCAAGCTCTCCGCCGAGTTCGTCGCCCAGGCCGACCCCGACCTCGTCTTCCTGGCCGACACCAAGTGCTGCGGCCAGTCCAGGGACACCCTTGCCAAGCGTCCCGGCTGGTCCAGGCTCTCCGCCGTCAAGAACGACCGGGTCGTCCTCCTCGACGACGATGTCGCCTCCCGCTGGGGGCCGCGCGTCGTCGACCTCGCCAGGCAGGTCGGCGACGCCGTCCAGAAGGCGGCGGCGGGCTGA
- a CDS encoding iron chelate uptake ABC transporter family permease subunit: MSGAGVATTTSETAGKPDGTRPGRAKGPGRRSAAPAAGLLAGVAALVLPAMVSVAVGSRSVPLSTALDALLAPDGPVDHTVIRDLRVPRILIGVGAALGLAGALMQSLTRNPLADPGLLGVNQGAAFGVTVAIGLLGVSDPSLYVWFAFAAAAPQLARRITRSPGVTLLASALTGATLLVGADLAAQRVFAPVQLPVGIMTAAIGGIYLVFLLRRERR; the protein is encoded by the coding sequence GTGAGCGGGGCCGGTGTGGCCACGACCACGTCCGAGACGGCCGGGAAACCGGACGGGACGCGTCCCGGACGGGCGAAAGGGCCAGGACGGCGCTCGGCTGCGCCGGCGGCCGGACTGCTGGCCGGAGTCGCGGCGCTGGTGCTGCCGGCGATGGTCAGCGTCGCGGTGGGCTCGCGCTCGGTCCCGCTGTCCACGGCGCTGGACGCGCTGCTCGCGCCGGACGGGCCGGTGGACCACACGGTCATCAGGGACCTGCGCGTACCGAGGATCCTGATCGGCGTGGGCGCGGCCCTCGGCCTGGCCGGCGCGCTGATGCAGAGCCTCACCCGCAACCCGCTCGCCGACCCCGGACTGCTGGGCGTCAACCAGGGCGCCGCGTTCGGGGTGACGGTCGCCATCGGGCTGCTCGGGGTGAGCGACCCCTCCCTCTACGTCTGGTTCGCGTTCGCCGCCGCCGCGCCCCAGCTGGCCCGCCGGATCACCCGCTCTCCCGGCGTCACCCTGCTCGCCTCGGCGCTGACGGGCGCCACACTGCTGGTCGGCGCCGATCTGGCCGCACAGCGCGTCTTCGCACCGGTGCAGCTGCCGGTGGGAATCATGACCGCCGCGATCGGCGGTATATACCTGGTGTTTCTACTCCGGAGGGAACGACGTTGA
- a CDS encoding helix-turn-helix domain-containing protein: protein MDPPGTGSTVRRIMLGASLRRLREEKGLAREAAGFHIRASESKISRMELGRVGFKTRDVEDLLTLYGVLDDAERRGLLEMVREANTPGWWHKYGDLLPHWFTTYVGLEEATNMIRTYEVQFIPGLLQTSAYAHTVIRLGYPDVPEAEIERRVHMRMQRQDRLTKKDGPRLWAVIDEAALRRPIGGKEIMREQLQHLLEVSTLPNITLQVMPFRFGMHAAEGGAFSILRFPESDLSDVVYVEQLWGALYLDKREDIDPYLTAMEQLCVESTTPGGTAEILGDLLREM from the coding sequence ATGGATCCGCCCGGTACCGGTTCCACCGTTCGGCGAATCATGCTCGGCGCGAGCCTGCGCCGGCTGCGTGAGGAGAAGGGACTTGCCCGTGAGGCCGCGGGATTTCACATCCGTGCCTCGGAGTCCAAGATCAGCCGCATGGAACTCGGCCGCGTCGGTTTCAAGACGCGTGACGTGGAAGACCTGCTCACCCTGTACGGCGTGCTCGACGACGCAGAACGGCGCGGCCTGCTGGAGATGGTCCGCGAGGCGAACACCCCGGGCTGGTGGCACAAGTACGGCGACCTGTTGCCGCACTGGTTCACCACCTACGTGGGGCTGGAGGAGGCGACGAACATGATTCGCACCTACGAGGTGCAGTTCATTCCCGGCCTGCTGCAGACGTCCGCCTACGCGCACACCGTGATCCGGTTGGGCTACCCGGACGTGCCGGAGGCGGAGATCGAGCGTCGTGTGCATATGCGCATGCAGCGGCAGGATCGCCTGACGAAGAAAGACGGCCCCCGACTGTGGGCGGTCATCGACGAGGCGGCCCTGAGGCGTCCCATCGGAGGCAAGGAGATCATGCGTGAGCAACTCCAGCACCTGCTGGAAGTGTCCACGCTTCCCAACATCACCCTTCAGGTGATGCCCTTCCGATTCGGCATGCACGCGGCCGAGGGTGGTGCGTTCAGCATCTTGCGGTTTCCCGAGTCCGATCTGTCGGACGTCGTCTATGTCGAGCAGCTCTGGGGTGCCCTCTACCTGGACAAACGTGAGGACATCGATCCATACCTCACGGCCATGGAGCAGTTGTGCGTGGAAAGCACCACGCCCGGGGGCACCGCCGAGATCCTCGGCGACCTTCTCAGAGAGATGTAA
- a CDS encoding ATP-binding protein, whose translation MASATFVLPPHAESVHSARSFATGTLTGWNLGELSENMELVVSELATNAIRHGLRLAESRAREPIRLSLLRRGGLVACTLNDPGAGFPALRDPSPLDIGGLGLHIVESLSLRWGWAPLAPYGKIVWAVLRTGHREEPDPLDHP comes from the coding sequence ATGGCCAGCGCCACCTTCGTGCTCCCGCCGCACGCCGAGTCCGTCCACTCCGCCCGCAGCTTCGCGACGGGCACCCTCACCGGCTGGAACCTCGGTGAGCTGAGCGAGAACATGGAGCTGGTGGTCTCAGAACTGGCGACCAACGCCATCAGGCACGGCCTGAGACTGGCCGAGTCACGGGCCAGGGAGCCGATCCGGCTCTCCCTGCTCCGGAGGGGCGGGCTGGTCGCCTGCACACTCAACGACCCGGGAGCCGGCTTCCCCGCGCTCCGTGATCCCTCCCCCCTCGACATCGGCGGCCTCGGACTGCACATCGTCGAGTCGCTGAGCCTCCGATGGGGCTGGGCACCGCTGGCTCCGTACGGCAAGATCGTGTGGGCCGTCCTCAGGACGGGCCACCGCGAGGAGCCTGATCCTCTCGACCACCCGTAG
- a CDS encoding Gfo/Idh/MocA family protein, which yields MTLSVGLVGAGPWAEMVHAPMLAAGPYTRLAGVWARRPEAAARFGAPVFERIEELFDNCEAVAFSVPPAVQAELGVRAAKAGKALLLEKPLAADLDGARRLAEAVAEAGVASQMVLTWRYSPATRAFLARVSAIEPFGGRAANVSGAMLGGAFATSWRLERGAILDVGPHMIDMLDAALGRVVGVRAHGNPLGWVGLLLEHETGAVSEASLCMSVPGENPPSDVEIYGRLGRESLDGTRLGSDVFSLMLAEFALTVRRGGGHPLDAAHGLRLQEIIAAAEEQLG from the coding sequence GTGACGTTATCTGTGGGTCTGGTAGGCGCCGGACCGTGGGCCGAGATGGTGCACGCGCCGATGCTGGCGGCTGGTCCGTACACGCGTCTGGCGGGCGTGTGGGCCCGCCGTCCCGAGGCCGCGGCCAGGTTCGGCGCCCCGGTCTTCGAGCGGATCGAGGAGCTCTTCGACAACTGCGAGGCGGTCGCGTTCTCGGTGCCGCCCGCCGTCCAGGCCGAGCTGGGGGTGCGCGCCGCCAAGGCGGGCAAGGCGCTGCTGCTGGAGAAACCGCTCGCCGCCGACCTGGACGGGGCCCGGCGGCTGGCCGAGGCGGTCGCCGAGGCGGGAGTGGCCTCGCAGATGGTCCTCACCTGGCGTTACTCTCCCGCCACCCGTGCCTTCCTGGCCAGGGTGTCGGCCATCGAGCCGTTCGGCGGGCGGGCGGCCAACGTCTCCGGGGCGATGCTCGGCGGGGCCTTCGCCACCTCCTGGCGGCTGGAGCGCGGCGCGATCCTCGACGTCGGCCCGCACATGATCGACATGCTGGACGCGGCACTCGGCAGGGTCGTCGGGGTCCGGGCGCACGGCAACCCGCTGGGCTGGGTCGGCCTGCTGCTCGAACACGAGACCGGCGCGGTCAGCGAGGCGTCGCTGTGCATGAGCGTGCCGGGTGAGAACCCGCCCTCCGACGTCGAGATCTACGGACGGCTCGGCAGGGAGTCCCTCGACGGCACCCGGCTGGGCTCCGACGTCTTCTCCCTCATGCTCGCCGAGTTCGCGCTGACCGTACGGCGCGGTGGCGGCCACCCCCTGGACGCCGCGCACGGCCTGCGTCTGCAGGAGATCATCGCCGCCGCCGAGGAACAGCTCGGCTGA